A genomic window from Zonotrichia leucophrys gambelii isolate GWCS_2022_RI chromosome 25, RI_Zleu_2.0, whole genome shotgun sequence includes:
- the CASQ1 gene encoding calsequestrin-1, whose amino-acid sequence MSPLWLLALLALTPGVPGGPEVCPGVSPGAHPDCPAVCPNCPAVCPRCPGVCPGPALPLPVPDGLSRLRPVPPGTLPELLRRFPVLALLRSPGGSGHRAQELRALELVAQALEPRGVGFGIVDTDTEPELAREWGLAGRWRLALLRGHSVTEYPGELAVPALLRFLSQALPQQLRDFGDIEEEPEGTGDCWGQRRPSSPSSSPGASTPPSSSSPHSTPRAPLRQLRAQSTAGSWEDALHGTPIVAFAVGDDPDGFEFVETLREVAQDRREQPDFSILWIDPGDFPGLVPIWEDTFDIDLSRPQLGVVNGTDLASSVWLDMEDEEDLPGPEEVLEWLQEVLEGDTRDGEDEEDDDDDDDEDYDDHDDEDEDDEEDEDDDDEVDAD is encoded by the exons atgtcccctctgtggctcctggctctgctggccctgacaccgggggtcccggggggtcccGAGGTTTGTCCCGGTGTCAGTCCCGGTGCCCATCCCGAttgtcccgctgtctgtcccaattgtcccgctgtctgtcccCGTTGTCCCGGTGTCTGTCCCGGTccggcgctgccgctgccggTCCCGGACGGGCTCAGCCGCCTCCGCCCGGTgccccccgggaccctcccgGAGCTGCTCCGGCGCTTCCcggtgctggcgctgctgcGGAGCCCCGGGGGCAGCGGGCACCGGGCCCAGGAGCTGCGGGCGCTCGAG CTGGTGGCGCAGGCTCTGGAGCCCCGCGGGGTCGGGTTCGGGATCGTGGACACGGACACGGAGCCGGAGCTGGCCCGGGAGTGGG ggctggcgGGCCGCTGGCGCCTGGCGCTGCTGAGGGGACACTCGGTGACAGAGTACCCGGGGGAGCTGGCGGTGCCAGCGCTGCTGCGCTTCCTGAgccag gcactgccccagcagctccggGACTTTGGGGACATCGAGGAGGAGCCCGAAGGCACCGGGGACTGCTGGGGACAGCGCAGG CCTTCCAGTCCTTCATCATCACCCGGCGCTTccacccctccctcctcttcctcgccACATTCAACCCCCAG ggcCCCTCTGCGGCAACTCAGAGCTCAGAGCACGGCCGGGAGCTGG GAGGACGCCCTGCATGGGACCCCCATCGTGGCCTTCGCCGTGGGGGACGATCCTG atGGGTTCGAGTTCGTGGAGACCCTCAGGGAGGTGGCCCaggacaggagggagcagcccgACTTCAGCATCCTCTGGATCGACCCCGGAGATTTCCCGGGG ctcgTCCCTATTTGGGAGGACACCTTCGACATCGACCTGTCCCGGCCACAGCTGGGAGTGGTCAATGGCACCGACTTA gccagcagcGTGTGGCTGGACatggaggatgaggaggatctGCCGGGACCTGAGGAGGTCCTGGAGTGGCtccaggaggtgctggagggggacaccagggatggtGAGGATGAAGAGGATGACGACGATGATGACGATGAAGATTATGACGATcatgatgatgaagatgaagacgatgaagaagatgaagatgatgatgatgaagttGATGCTGACTGA